One genomic region from Artemia franciscana chromosome 17, ASM3288406v1, whole genome shotgun sequence encodes:
- the LOC136037955 gene encoding multifunctional methyltransferase subunit TRM112-like protein, translating into MKILTHNFLTSKCIKGVTAGYPLKIIAKDTKVSEVEFNPEFIARMIPKLEWPAVCQAAEDLGIGLDLPREVISDYQTNENFLRKAHHVLMEVEVINGDLVCPETERKFPVSDGVPNMLVNEDEV; encoded by the exons atgaagatactgaCTCACAATTTTTTGACCTCTAAGTGTATTAAAGGAGTGACTGCTGGGTATCCTTTGAAGATTATT GCTAAAGATACAAAAGTCTCAGAAGTAGAATTTAACCCTGAGTTTATTGCGAGAATGATTCCTAAGCTTGAATGGCCGGCTGTTTGTCAGGCTGCTGAAGACCTTGGTATTGGTTTAGATCTACCCCGTGAAGTTATATCAGACTACCAAACAAATGAGAATTTTTTGAGGAAAGCCCATCATGTGCTCATGGAG GTTGAAGTCATTAATGGTGATCTTGTTTGTCCTGAAACAGAGAGAAAGTTTCCTGTGTCTGATGGTGTTCCAAATATGCTTGTAAATGAAGATGAAGTGtaa